The sequence atttaaataataggAGTATGGATAGTAACATTATAATTaacaatgataataataaaaatgatgataataaaaataatgacaccaataataataataataatgataataataataataataataataataataataataataataataataataataacttgAATGACGATGTGTATCCTAATAGGTTTTATAAAAACCTAAACAATGTGTACAATATGAACCATGAAGATTgtgtaaataatgataatgtaaAATGTTTTGTAGATGgtgaaaaagataaaaataatttacagTATCCGTATTATGGGCCTATAgaaaattatacaaaatcATCATTTGCTTCAGATAGTCTTGCCATAAGAAAGAAtagtaaaatttttatatgtagtGTTGAAGgggattattataattatatatataagtttaatatttttaatgttttattatattatttatttaatgaaacGTATTTTTATGAACACATACTTGtacatttaaaaaagtatattGAAGAACAGAGTTCTCTTATGAATTTAAagcattttaaaataaaaaagaatgaatTTACGAATACACTATTTTTTAATACGTTaggaaaaaatatggaaaagaaaaataaagggaaaaatataaagaaaaataggaataagaaaatttataaaaaagagaGTTTTCTAAGTACGACAGATAAAACGAATACGAAACCTAAGGGACCCATGACATATggatataaaaacaattatggtaataattcttattataatgatagtaCTCATCTTAATTATATGAGCAAGAAGAATAATGTTCGTGTGGGTGAATgtcttattaaaaataataaaattggatatgataacaataatgaaagtaaggataatattaaagaaaacTCGGGGGATATGGAAAATTCCCTTGTCGAGTACACACCAAATAATAGTGTTTTCGGAGAGGTTCAAAGTATACATAatgattttaataatataaaaatgaacaatttaaataatgtgaataatgtgaatgatgtaaataatgtgaacaatataaataatgtgaacaatataaataatgtaaacaatgtgaacaatataaataatgtaaacaatataaacaatGTTAATTATTGTGAAGagaataaaacaaattataacAACGGACAAATAGTTTTATACAGTGAATCCAAAATTTATGATCACATGCATCACGTTTTTAACTACATTTCgaatataagaaaatttggacttttaaataattacatTGTGGAATTGTATATGAGCATTCGAAAGAAATTAATGAATATCGATATGGGTTTTCTTTTTGATTTATTAGAAAAGAAAGTACTTGAGAAGAATGTCATGAAAGATATGATAAATAActtaaaaaaggaatatgaatatgttaatataacctataatgattatataaactTACAATATGaatgtaataaatttataaatataatggataagttatatgaagaattagatgatattgaaaaaagaagaaagaagATATTAAGAAGTCATAAAATTGTTCATGTAAATGTTTGTAATTAtaggaaaaaattaatacatatagaaAAGATGATAGAAGAAGCTCCTACAatgaaaaaatgtattaatgatgaattatataaaataaaaataaatgtaggtttatataaaaaggatagaaaaaaattatccttttttatattgttgcataaattttatttagataattataatattgttattaataaattaaaaaatatgaataatttaatagAAAATATTGAATTGTTATCCTCGAcagaatatgaaaaaaataaaagctTAATATTTAACGAATTATCctatttattatgtaatgatgttatattaatagaaatgttaaagaaaaaatgtaaaatagaAGTTgccaaaaataaaaattattctttACTATTAGCAAGGGAGAAAAAAATGGATACCTttagttataatatatgtaatgaaaataagctaataattataaataaggaCAACGTTATGAGTGACCGTAAAAATATGGATTTGTTTAAAGTAAAAGATGATATTCTTGATAAGTAtgcttattattttaataatgataatgtcTTAAATATGGACCACCACATGCAAACACAATATAATAGGTCATttgataaaatgaaaaatgtcAAAGgtgtaaaaaatgtaaaaagtGTAAAAAGTGTAAAAAGCGTggataatatgtataatgtggataatatgtataatatggataatatgtacaatatggataatatgtacaatatggataatatatacaatatggataatatgtacaatatgtacagtataaataataacgcGTATGATATGTACGATATGTCTAACAACTCTTACAAGAATATGCAAAATAACTTTAATGACAAAAGTAGCGACAGTGATGATATTGTAGCAAATAAATTAGGAAAGAAAGGACAAGGGATTATACAAAATGTATTTAACCATAagaatgattattataataatcgaGGGAAAACCaattcaatatataattttgataCAACTCTTGaagattttaataataataatattattaaagataataaagtTATCTTATCGGTAGATGAAATTGGTgttgaaaaaaatgtaaagatGAATGAGAAAAGAGAATCTACTGATCATAATTATCATGATGAGAATTATAAAAGAactaattattataataaaaattatagagATGATATGTTCAATGAATctaatgaaaaagataaaatgatGATGCTACTTAATGATGATCAAAATGAAGATTCAGTACCGGTAGAACTAGATGAAGGAAATgtagaagaagaagatgaagaagACCAGGGGCACCATCATGATGAAGACGAATTAGAAGAGGATACTTTGAACACCGAATTTGTTTCTAgtgatgaagataatatagatttaaaaaagaggattgatgaatttaataattataaaaatgataatataaaaggacTATTACCAGAAGATATAAAAGTAGATGATACCATAACTAAAAAAAGATTTCTAGAAATATTTGATATCAttaaaaacagaaaaaaacaaatcgAAAAAATGACAACACATCAAAACAGtgagatatataaaaatatacataaatataatacattattaaataaatgtaatatgcaaataaattttaatcaAAAGAGGTATGCCAAGTTGAGGAAGCAAATGGCATCCATAAATACAAGTACGATGATAAAGAAATCGGAATCTATATACAAAACGATCAGAGAGtaagtgaaaaaaaaaaaaaaaaaaaaaaaaaaaaaaaaaaaaaaaaaaatatatatatatatatatatatatatatatatatatatatatatatatatacatatatataatatatataatatatatttatttatttttatatttatgtatatatttatatgtgtgtattttttttttttttttaatcgtATATATGCTTAAGATGATTTTATATCAAATATGTATGATACATCTTTAAcacatcttttttttttatatataaaatgttttcatttttatttatattttatatttgctcatttatatttcttttttcttcccttttgttatttttttttaggtgGGACGATAAAATCAACTTGCTGAACGACGATATAAAAGTTGTCGAAAACgagaagaaagaaaaagaaaaagaaattgctatacaaaaaaaaaagttggacaaaaaagaaaaagagaaaaatcaaaaaaaagaagaattacGATTATTAGTTACAGAAATGTATAagcataataataaaatcaaaaaaaaatataaaaaagatgaaaaaattatcttattaatattatacaacTCATGGTTcctatatcattatatatatatcatatatttaaatactataaaattaaaaaatttcttatcatataaacaaaatataaatgaacagTGTCTATCATCCGCCAAACAAactattttaaatattaactTTTTTTCCGAGCTATTAGATGAAAATGATTGTCAACTTTTTTAAAaccataaaatatattttatataaatgtaaataaatatatatatgtatatattatattatattatattatatatatatatatgtatatatatattatattatatatatatatatatatatatatatatatataatatataggttcccttttctttttttttttttttttttgctaattaatatttatataattatgcaCATTCCTAACGTCATatgttattttaaatttatccaacatatatataatatatataataatatattgttttatcattttattattatatttgtttgtatgtagtcataatatattatatatatatattatatatgattaatatttaaaaaaattttttttttttttttttagttacttctatatatatatatatatatatgtgaacgTTTTtgtaatgaaaaagaaaacattttGAGACTCAtcaattaaaataataaaaaaaaaaaaaaaaaaaatttttttttccttttccatttatttatatgataaaataaaataaaaatatgaaatgtatttttttttttttatatttaaatcttttattttatagtaCATTCagttatatatgtattttatatttaatttttttatgagatcataaaatttttatatttataaaaatcaaaTATTCTATTGAtcataagaaataaaaaaaaaaaaaaaaaaaaaaaaggaaaaatatggAGATATATTTAGTGACtggaaatatgaataaaaaggaagaatttttaaaaatgatggATGAAGAATTAAACGTTgaatttgtaaatataaattgttagtgttaaataaaaagagacgaacatttatatattttattaaaaaatatatattttt is a genomic window of Plasmodium falciparum 3D7 genome assembly, chromosome: 7 containing:
- a CDS encoding phosphoinositide-binding protein, putative is translated as MMESYSTYEFKDNLIIKIIRTNDVKKRFYSYTEYILEFKVLNSQKVLKKRYSDFVTFYDLLKNELLTKFSESLEKISVLPSKKIFGRFNYNFIEERRQQLESFLMNITKYKNVYLCDNFYEFLCLDNITKYLYKLMCTRLEDICNIQKLLKKINYILFMSRNNTLKSAECDIINYLYYLKENIKLNNEIKFFILNIFLHHLTYTKTSENLLNVSLMRFSFDIIYENLLSNSINEVLLKTSSETILRIVDKRSDVFLDYLKIYNFKQICIIFNLINKKKERKDNKKIDNIVFNIYILISLLLLSSIHIKDIQNFFIIKNNNNNNKGLRILGYMYESQNINIQIICCIILSLLIINKTIKDDDVIYKTKMSILLIQNDLQNIKSVDYQLIEIICSKKNINLLNSILDLLLKDKILKYDLTLNDIEHYEKCIMYDNPFEKDLFYEQKIKYADFLNNDIILQFILFIINIGVTEFFLLKKNYKFLMKKKKLKIKLKKKELSEKSKLRKINKKTKQAQYMLTDKGQDYNTSAQNRNKNINKKNKSQPKKGQEYMYMSKYCNAPVQDDDDDDDYDDEYDNGFKGRLEAERSKNKKKQLYENVDRDEYEDEDGDENYDEDDENDDENYDEDDENDDEDDENDDEYDDDDENDDENDDDDEDDDQYDDEDGYYDSHYDNAENFNVGVKGKMNRKINKRISNKKNKRMNKKGKKKKKDIEPSNASATSSCISSLYSFSSDYDSATNNNNNNNDDDDKDYKDYNKKNKKNYVLNLNMHVVKNISYDDDFSVHSGSIGNDLLFLEGEGSENGDVDSEDNDDNDDNNYNDDNNYNDDNNYNGNHNNNCGENLNKKYKNTNKKSSEKKNISNSSKYNKKNVTSSELREEIKMLKENRKKFVRRIRRINEQILLILCNEKMIHNIYKCANLNNYKIKFYASVILSYIPNINEMISNFSNQDYLNNRSMDSNIIINNDNNKNDDNKNNDTNNNNNNDNNNNNNNNNNNNNNNNNNLNDDVYPNRFYKNLNNVYNMNHEDCVNNDNVKCFVDGEKDKNNLQYPYYGPIENYTKSSFASDSLAIRKNSKIFICSVEGDYYNYIYKFNIFNVLLYYLFNETYFYEHILVHLKKYIEEQSSLMNLKHFKIKKNEFTNTLFFNTLGKNMEKKNKGKNIKKNRNKKIYKKESFLSTTDKTNTKPKGPMTYGYKNNYGNNSYYNDSTHLNYMSKKNNVRVGECLIKNNKIGYDNNNESKDNIKENSGDMENSLVEYTPNNSVFGEVQSIHNDFNNIKMNNLNNVNNVNDVNNVNNINNVNNINNVNNVNNINNVNNINNVNYCEENKTNYNNGQIVLYSESKIYDHMHHVFNYISNIRKFGLLNNYIVELYMSIRKKLMNIDMGFLFDLLEKKVLEKNVMKDMINNLKKEYEYVNITYNDYINLQYECNKFINIMDKLYEELDDIEKRRKKILRSHKIVHVNVCNYRKKLIHIEKMIEEAPTMKKCINDELYKIKINVGLYKKDRKKLSFFILLHKFYLDNYNIVINKLKNMNNLIENIELLSSTEYEKNKSLIFNELSYLLCNDVILIEMLKKKCKIEVAKNKNYSLLLAREKKMDTFSYNICNENKLIIINKDNVMSDRKNMDLFKVKDDILDKYAYYFNNDNVLNMDHHMQTQYNRSFDKMKNVKGVKNVKSVKSVKSVDNMYNVDNMYNMDNMYNMDNMYNMDNIYNMDNMYNMYSINNNAYDMYDMSNNSYKNMQNNFNDKSSDSDDIVANKLGKKGQGIIQNVFNHKNDYYNNRGKTNSIYNFDTTLEDFNNNNIIKDNKVILSVDEIGVEKNVKMNEKRESTDHNYHDENYKRTNYYNKNYRDDMFNESNEKDKMMMLLNDDQNEDSVPVELDEGNVEEEDEEDQGHHHDEDELEEDTLNTEFVSSDEDNIDLKKRIDEFNNYKNDNIKGLLPEDIKVDDTITKKRFLEIFDIIKNRKKQIEKMTTHQNSEIYKNIHKYNTLLNKCNMQINFNQKRYAKLRKQMASINTSTMIKKSESIYKTIREWDDKINLLNDDIKVVENEKKEKEKEIAIQKKKLDKKEKEKNQKKEELRLLVTEMYKHNNKIKKKYKKDEKIILLILYNSWFLYHYIYIIYLNTIKLKNFLSYKQNINEQCLSSAKQTILNINFFSELLDENDCQLF